One segment of Candidatus Micrarchaeia archaeon DNA contains the following:
- a CDS encoding phosphoribosyltransferase: MEFMQPTWQEVDAMCAELASMVREFRPDWIVGISRGGLVPARLLSDVLANHNVTTIRIEFYKTIGETSGFPNITQPLQVDVKGKKVLLVDDVADTGRSLAVAKEHVKRAGASEVKIAALHCKPGSIVVPDYCIGQTTAWIIYPWEVRETERERKKTGK; encoded by the coding sequence ATGGAGTTCATGCAGCCCACGTGGCAGGAGGTGGACGCGATGTGCGCCGAGCTTGCGTCCATGGTCCGCGAGTTCAGGCCTGACTGGATTGTCGGCATCTCTAGAGGCGGCCTGGTTCCTGCACGGCTTCTCTCGGACGTGCTGGCGAACCACAACGTCACCACCATACGGATAGAGTTCTACAAGACGATAGGCGAAACCAGCGGGTTCCCTAACATCACCCAGCCGCTCCAGGTCGACGTGAAGGGGAAAAAGGTGCTGCTCGTGGACGATGTCGCGGATACTGGAAGGAGCCTTGCGGTAGCTAAGGAGCACGTGAAAAGGGCAGGAGCCTCGGAGGTGAAGATAGCCGCGCTCCACTGCAAGCCAGGCAGCATAGTGGTTCCTGATTACTGCATAGGGCAAACCACAGCTTGGATAATCTACCCCTGGGAGGTTCGCGAGACCGAGCGGGAGAGGAAAAAAACCGGAAAGTAG
- a CDS encoding DUF2085 domain-containing protein: MRKYLGYALYMGLCALFILPIFITPFLPALGAPGLFTIMQNLYAPTCHQLASRSICYFSDGTIDDCARNGTAVSGRQSEMHFDSIYGYKFPVCSRDVAIYGAMLLGGLLFPFAKRIDDRIVPPLIYFAVALVPIALDGGTQLIGLRESTNLLRMITGFIAGFAVPFYMIPMINTFVLGPGRETRVNRSQDSQIR, encoded by the coding sequence GTGAGGAAATACCTTGGATACGCGCTCTACATGGGCTTGTGCGCCCTTTTCATACTGCCCATATTCATAACCCCGTTCCTGCCTGCGCTCGGGGCGCCCGGGCTGTTCACGATTATGCAGAACCTGTACGCCCCGACCTGCCACCAGCTCGCTTCGCGCTCAATCTGCTATTTCAGCGACGGAACCATTGACGATTGCGCGAGAAACGGCACTGCGGTTTCAGGAAGGCAGAGCGAGATGCATTTCGACTCCATATATGGGTACAAGTTCCCGGTATGCTCGAGGGATGTCGCGATATACGGAGCGATGCTCCTCGGAGGCCTGCTCTTTCCGTTCGCGAAAAGGATTGACGACAGAATCGTGCCTCCGCTCATCTATTTCGCGGTTGCGCTCGTGCCCATCGCCCTGGACGGCGGAACGCAGCTCATAGGGCTCAGGGAAAGCACCAACCTGCTCAGGATGATAACCGGGTTCATAGCTGGTTTCGCTGTCCCTTTCTACATGATACCGATGATAAACACGTTCGTGCTAGGGCCGGGCAGGGAAACGCGCGTAAATCGAAGTCAGGATTCGCAAATAAGGTAA